In Senegalia massiliensis, a genomic segment contains:
- a CDS encoding UvrD-helicase domain-containing protein, translated as MSFLDGLNDEQREAVKTTEGPLLVLAGAGSGKTRVLTHRIAYILEQKDIFPDNILAITFTNKAAKEMKERIQRLVDIRVEDMWVGTFHSMCVRMLRRDIDKIDYNRNFVIFDGSDQNTVIKDTIKELNVNEKMYEPKKMIHFISSLKDKLIDPDTYINDNYSDFRERQKGEIYRLYQEKLQKNNALDFDDLIGKTIELFRNNPDILKFYQKKFKYILVDEYQDTNRAQYELVKLLGNAHKNVCVVGDDDQCVLPDMQIKTSDGYSEMNSLEDQSTIISAGGWGKVLQGKFDKKKENYYKGPIIEIKTKKGKMIKTTPNHMMFGKLNIEENPNKKIYIDFFGSKENNNEGYYNHVVQFNNKPTYIEEYDEALTYSKKIISLEDDIEIMKRARLTKDTTFNYMPASHIRPSMSIPIYEDGGIVDDIVEEVNVLDYEGYVYDISVPNLRQYISNDIVVHNSIYGWRGADIRNILDFEEDYPNAKTIKLEQNYRSTKNILDAANKVIDNNMGRKGKNLWTSQNEGTNIGLYNGDNEHDEAKFIASKIKEIKNTDHKNYSDFAILYRTNAQSRVLEESLVKSNIPYKIVGGLKFYDRKEIKDIIAFLRLIQNPVDNISLKRIINVPKRGIGKRTVEKIEQLSIEKGESIYSVILDIDEMASLSHRAKSKVKDFVSIINKFIAMKEILSVKDLIENVIESTGYIKELQKEDTLEAQSRIENIEEFISVAIDFENTSEENTLEEFLANISLLSDIDRLDEDDDFVTLMTLHSAKGLEYDIVFLTGMEEGIFPISRAMVSEDDLEEERRLCYVGITRAKEHLFITYTTLRTIYGKTNYNSISRFIDEIPDSLIDNINDKAKRKAKISQQKTNKYFTGYTHENTGIKRKNDPNINIGDKVKHKTLGLGTVVGMKGSGDKKEATIAFNEKGIKKLLISLAPIEKV; from the coding sequence ATGAGTTTTTTAGATGGACTTAATGATGAACAAAGAGAAGCTGTAAAGACTACTGAAGGTCCACTTTTAGTTTTAGCTGGAGCTGGAAGTGGGAAAACTAGAGTTTTGACACATAGAATAGCATATATATTAGAACAAAAGGATATATTTCCAGATAATATTCTTGCAATTACATTTACTAATAAAGCTGCAAAAGAGATGAAAGAAAGAATACAAAGATTGGTAGATATAAGAGTGGAAGATATGTGGGTTGGAACATTTCACTCAATGTGTGTAAGGATGCTTAGACGTGATATTGATAAAATTGACTATAATAGAAATTTTGTTATATTTGATGGGTCAGATCAAAATACAGTTATAAAAGATACTATAAAAGAATTAAATGTAAATGAGAAAATGTATGAGCCTAAAAAAATGATTCATTTTATAAGTAGTTTAAAGGATAAATTAATAGATCCAGACACCTACATAAATGATAATTATAGTGATTTTAGGGAAAGACAAAAAGGAGAAATATATAGACTTTACCAAGAAAAGTTGCAAAAAAATAATGCTCTTGATTTTGATGATTTAATTGGAAAGACTATAGAATTATTTAGAAATAATCCTGATATACTTAAGTTTTATCAAAAGAAATTTAAATATATCTTAGTAGATGAGTATCAAGATACTAATCGTGCTCAATATGAATTAGTGAAATTACTTGGAAATGCTCATAAAAATGTATGTGTGGTAGGGGATGATGACCAGTGTGTTCTTCCAGATATGCAAATAAAAACTAGTGACGGTTATAGTGAAATGAACTCCTTAGAAGATCAAAGCACTATAATATCTGCTGGTGGATGGGGAAAAGTACTTCAAGGAAAATTTGATAAAAAGAAAGAAAATTATTATAAAGGACCTATTATAGAAATTAAAACTAAAAAAGGTAAAATGATAAAAACAACACCTAATCATATGATGTTTGGAAAATTGAATATAGAAGAAAATCCAAATAAAAAAATATATATTGATTTCTTTGGGAGTAAGGAAAATAATAATGAAGGATATTATAATCATGTAGTTCAGTTTAATAATAAACCTACTTATATAGAAGAATACGACGAAGCCCTCACTTATTCCAAGAAAATAATATCATTAGAAGATGATATTGAAATAATGAAAAGAGCAAGACTTACAAAGGATACTACTTTTAATTATATGCCAGCATCTCATATAAGACCTAGTATGTCTATACCTATATATGAAGATGGTGGAATAGTAGATGACATTGTAGAAGAAGTTAATGTATTAGATTATGAAGGATATGTTTATGATATATCTGTACCTAATTTAAGACAGTATATATCTAATGATATAGTAGTTCATAATTCAATTTACGGATGGAGAGGCGCTGACATACGCAATATTCTTGACTTTGAAGAAGATTATCCAAATGCAAAAACTATAAAACTTGAACAAAATTATCGTTCAACTAAAAATATATTAGATGCTGCAAACAAAGTAATAGATAATAATATGGGGAGAAAAGGCAAAAATCTTTGGACTTCACAAAATGAAGGTACAAACATAGGCTTATATAATGGTGATAATGAGCATGATGAAGCTAAATTTATAGCAAGTAAAATAAAAGAAATAAAAAATACAGACCATAAAAATTATTCTGATTTTGCAATTCTTTATAGAACTAATGCACAATCACGTGTACTTGAAGAATCCCTGGTTAAATCAAACATTCCTTATAAAATTGTAGGAGGTCTTAAGTTCTATGATAGAAAAGAAATAAAAGATATTATAGCATTTTTAAGACTTATTCAAAATCCAGTAGATAATATTTCTTTAAAGAGAATAATAAATGTTCCAAAAAGAGGAATAGGTAAAAGAACTGTAGAAAAAATAGAACAATTAAGTATTGAAAAAGGCGAAAGCATATATAGTGTAATACTTGATATAGATGAAATGGCAAGTCTATCCCATAGAGCAAAATCAAAAGTAAAAGATTTTGTATCAATTATAAATAAATTCATAGCAATGAAGGAAATATTATCTGTAAAAGATTTAATAGAGAATGTAATTGAATCAACAGGATATATAAAAGAACTTCAAAAAGAAGATACACTTGAAGCACAGAGTAGAATAGAGAATATAGAAGAGTTTATATCTGTTGCAATTGATTTTGAAAATACAAGTGAAGAAAATACTTTAGAAGAATTTTTAGCTAATATTTCACTTTTATCAGATATAGATAGACTAGATGAAGATGATGACTTTGTAACACTTATGACACTTCACAGTGCAAAAGGTCTTGAATATGATATAGTATTTTTAACAGGAATGGAAGAAGGCATATTCCCTATATCAAGAGCTATGGTAAGTGAAGATGACTTAGAAGAGGAAAGAAGACTTTGCTATGTTGGTATTACTCGTGCAAAAGAACATTTATTTATAACATATACAACACTTAGAACTATTTATGGTAAGACAAATTACAATTCAATTTCAAGATTTATTGATGAGATTCCAGATAGTTTAATTGACAATATAAATGATAAAGCAAAAAGGAAGGCTAAAATATCACAACAAAAAACTAATAAATATTTTACTGGTTATACTCATGAAAATACAGGCATAAAAAGAAAAAATGATCCTAATATAAATATAGGTGACAAAGTAAAGCATAAAACTTTAGGATTAGGAACAGTAGTAGGTATGAAAGGCAGTGGAGATAAAAAAGAAGCTACTATTGCATTTAATGAAAAAGGAATAAAGAAATTATTAATATCTCTTGCACCAATAGAAAAAGTGTAG
- a CDS encoding GNAT family N-acetyltransferase, producing the protein MEFNFVPMNLDYAKEMIDNWKYGEEYYIYDYVNEEELLLNEESWGHGKFAVLNEKGELVGEFTIEFFKEGEEDSEDEGYVEHKVVRSNPKSTYEMWVGWGLKPELCGKGLGEHYISSCIDFAIEEYNYKGKYIHFGVASFNKRAIKVYERLGFKTFRTCEGEISNEKFDIYQMRRKVI; encoded by the coding sequence ATGGAATTTAATTTTGTTCCAATGAATTTAGACTATGCAAAGGAAATGATAGATAATTGGAAGTATGGTGAAGAATACTATATTTATGATTATGTTAATGAAGAAGAACTATTATTAAATGAAGAGAGTTGGGGACATGGAAAATTTGCAGTATTAAATGAAAAAGGTGAACTTGTTGGAGAATTTACGATAGAGTTTTTCAAAGAAGGAGAAGAAGATTCGGAAGATGAAGGATATGTTGAACATAAAGTAGTGAGAAGCAATCCTAAGAGTACATATGAAATGTGGGTTGGATGGGGACTAAAACCTGAGCTATGTGGAAAAGGACTTGGAGAACATTACATATCATCATGCATTGATTTTGCAATAGAAGAGTACAATTACAAAGGAAAATATATTCATTTCGGAGTAGCTTCATTTAATAAAAGAGCAATTAAAGTATATGAGAGATTAGGGTTTAAAACATTTCGAACATGTGAAGGTGAAATCTCAAATGAAAAATTTGATATTTATCAGATGAGAAGGAAAGTCATATAA